A region of Sesamum indicum cultivar Zhongzhi No. 13 linkage group LG7, S_indicum_v1.0, whole genome shotgun sequence DNA encodes the following proteins:
- the LOC105166586 gene encoding uncharacterized protein LOC105166586, which produces MATIAAAATAFTTLHLSRTSFILPSRRLRTFVTSSFSTTTITAEFNIKFAPPKPKPKLPNPSSPDLDPPDSSTSELGDQLFIPWIVRDENGNLTLRTTPPERFLKGMAHQNTQKKKKKDVKSAANKVKQAAPSAEPKYSKAARRFYNERFREPPQRLAKVLAAAGVASRRSSEELIFQGKVTVNGSVCNTPQTRVDPDRDVIYVNGNRLPKKLPPKVYLALNKPKGYICSAGEKETKSVMCLFDDFMKSWSKRNPGLPRPRLFTVGRLDVATTGLIIVTNDGEFANKVSHPSSNLSKEYIATINGAVNKRHLFAISEGTVIEGVHCTPDSVELLPQQPDISRPRLRIVVHEGRNHEVRELVKNAGLQIHALKRVRIGGFRLPTDLALGKHVELSSSNLRALGWKS; this is translated from the exons ATGGCGACGATAGCGGCGGCAGCCACCGCTTTCACAACCCTCCATCTCTCCAGGACCTCCTTCATCCTCCCCTCCCGCCGCCTCCGTACATTCGTTACCTCGTCtttctccaccaccaccatcaccgcggaattcaatatcaaatttgCCCCTCCTAAGCCCAAACCCAAATTACCGAACCCATCCTCTCCCGACTTGGATCCGCCGGATTCTTCGACTTCCGAACTAGGGGACCAGCTCTTCATCCCGTGGATTGTCAGAGACGAAAATGGAAATCTCACGCTCCGGACGACGCCGCCCGAGCGTTTCCTTAAAGGCATGGCGCATCAGAATAcgcagaaaaagaagaagaaagatgttAAGAGTGCTGCTAATAAAGTCAAGCAGGCAGCTCCCTCGGCTGAGCCCAAGTACTCGAAGGCGGCTCGGAGGTTTTATAATGAGAGGTTCCGGGAGCCTCCTCAGCGGCTCGCGAAGGTGCTGGCTGCTGCAGGAg TGGCGTCTAGGAGAAGTAGCGAGGAGCTGATTTTTCAAGGGAAGGTGACTGTGAATGGTTCGGTGTGCAACACACCCCAG ACCAGAGTTGATCCGGACCGTGATGTAATATATGTTAATGGAAACCGCTTGCCCAAGAAACTTCCTCCAAAGGTTTATCTTGCTCTGAACAAGCCAAAAGG TTATATATGCTCAGcaggagaaaaagaaacaaagtcCGTGATGTGTctatttgatgattttatgAAGAGTTGG AGTAAAAGAAACCCTGGACTACCAAGGCCAAGACTCTTCACAGTTGGTCGTCTTGACGTAGCCACAACTGGGTTGATTATAGTGACAAATGATG GTGAGTTTGCCAATAAGGTTTCACATCCTTCATCTAATTTATCTAAGGA ATATATTGCAACTATTAATGGTGCGGTCAACAAGAGGCACTTGTTTGCCATTAGTGAAGGAACAGTTATAGAAGGTGTACATTGTACCCCTGATTCGGTGGAATTGCTGCCGCAACAGCCCGATATTTCAAGACCACGGCTTCGTATTGTG GTTCATGAGGGAAGAAACCATGAGGTGCGAGAACTCGTAAAAAACGCTGGACTTCAG ATTCATGCACTGAAGCGTGTGCGAATTGGTGGTTTCAGGCTGCCAACTGATCTTGC GCTAGGGAAGCATGTAGAACTGAGCTCATCTAATCTGAGAGCACTGGGTTGGAAGAGTTAA
- the LOC105166585 gene encoding glycerol-3-phosphate dehydrogenase SDP6, mitochondrial-like: MATSIRLRRICAVVAVAGGAYFTVLSDPSIASSERGVGGSSFTAIKQRIADPFAAVPSRTVQESALMGSSSVNPLDILVVGGGATGCGVALDAVTRGLRVGLVEREDFSSGTSSRSTKLIHGGVRYLEKAVFNLDYGQLKLVFHALEERKQVIDNAPHLCHALPCMTPCFNWFDVVYYWMGLKMYDLVAGRRLLHLSRYYSAQESVELFPTLARKGKDRSLKGAVVYYDGQMNDSRLNVALACTAALAGAAVLNHAEVVSFLRDEGTGRVIGARIRNNLSGKEFDTYAKVVVNAAGPFCDSVRKMADKEAKPIICPSSGVHIVLPDYYSPEGMGLIVPKTKDGRVVFMLPWLGRTVAGTTDSNTSITMLPEPHEDEIEFILDAISDYLNVKVRRTDVLSAWSGIRPLAMDPKAKSTESISRDHIVCEDYPGLVTITGGKWTTYRSMAEDAVDAAIESGKLSPTNKCVTYNLQLVGSDGWDPASFTILAQQYVRMKRSYGGKVVPGVMDTTVAKHLSHAYGTFAERVAAIAQNENMGKRLAHGYPILEAEVAYCARHEYCESAVDFIARRSRLAFLDTDAARRAVPRVIQILAAEHKWDKSRQKQELQKAKMFLETFKSSRNAQFHDGKHN, translated from the exons ATGGCCACCTCGATACGCCTCCGACGCATCTGCGCAGTAGTCGCCGTAGCCGGAGGCGCGTACTTCACCGTGCTGAGTGACCCCTCAATTGCCTCCAGCGAACGCGGCGTCGGTGGCTCTTCATTTACCGCCATTAAGCAGCGAATTGCGGACCCTTTTGCTGCCGTCCCCTCACGGACAGTCCAGGAGTCGGCTTTGATGGGGTCTAGCTCTGTTAACCCCCTCGACATACTTGTTGTCGGCGGAGGCGCCACCGGCTGCGGCGTCGCGCTCGACGCCGTCACGCGGGGGCTTCGCGTTGGGCTTGTGGAGCGCGAGGATTTCTCATCTGGGACTTCGTCGAGGTCCACTAAACTCATTCATGGAG gAGTTCGCTATTTGGAGAAAGCTGTTTTTAACTTAGATTATGGACAGCTGAAACTGGTCTTCCATGCGCTTGAGGAGCGTAAACAAGTTATCGACAATGCTCCCCACCTCTGCCATGCTCTGCCATGTATGACACCATGTTTCAACTGGTTTGATGTGGTTTACTACTGGATGGGGTTGAAAATGTATGATCTGGTAGCTGGCCGACGCCTGCTACACTTGTCTAGATACTATTCCGCACAGGAGTCAGTTGAACTATTTCCAACACTAGCAAGAAAGGGAAAAGATCGGAGCTTGAAAGGAGCTGTGGTTTATTACGACGGACAGATGAATGACTCGCGTCTAAATGTGGCATTAGCATGCACTGCTGCTTTAGCTGGTGCAGCCGTACTCAATCATGCAGAAGTAGTATCCTTTCTTAGGGATGAGGGCACTGGACGGGTAATCGGTGCTCGTATAAGAAACAACTTATCAG GAAAGGAGTTTGATACGTATGCAAAAGTTGTTGTGAATGCTGCTGGTCCGTTCTGCGACTCTGTCAGGAAGATGGCAGATAAGGAAGCAAAGCCGATCATCTGTCCCAGCAGTGGTGTCCATATTGTGCTTCCTGATTATTATTCTCCAGAAGGAATGGGCTTGATTGTTCCCAAAACCAAGGATGGCCGTGTTGTGTTCATGCTTCCCTGGCTGGGGAGAACAGTTGCTGGCACCACCGACTCAAACACCAGTATTACCATGCTACCAGAACCTCATGAGGATGAGATTGAATTTATCTTAGACGCCATCTCTGATTACCTCAATGTTAAG GTGCGGCGCACAGATGTTTTGTCAGCGTGGAGTGGCATTCGACCATTGGCTATGGATCCTAAAGCTAAAAGTACAGAGAGCATCTCCAGGGATCACATTGTGTGTGAAGATTATCCTGGTTTAGTTACAATTACAGGCGGAAAGTGGACTACGTATAGAAG CATGGCAGAGGATGCAGTCGATGCAGCTATAGAGTCCGGAAAGTTGAGCCCGACAAACAAGTGTGTTACATACAACCTGCAACTTGTAGGATCTGATGGATGGGATCCTGCATCTTTCACCATACTAGCTCAGCAGTATGTGCGCATGAAGAGATCGTATGGTGGAAAAGTTGTTCCAGGTGTAATGGACACTACTGTAGCCAAGCATTTATCACATGCCTATGGTACCTTTGCAGAACGAGTGGCTGCTATTGCTCAG AACGAAAACATGGGGAAGCGACTTGCCCATGGATACCCCATCCTAGAAGCTGAGGTTGCATACTGTGCCCGGCATGAGTACTGTGAATCAGCAGTGGACTTCATAGCCAGAAGGTCTCGTCTTGCTTTTCTGGACACCGATGCCGCCAGGAGGGCAGTGCCTCGTGTCATTCAAATATTGGCTGCTGAACACAAATGGGATAAGTCAAGGCAAAAGCAGGAATTGCAGAAGGCTAAAATGTTTCTGGAAACCTTCAAGTCATCAAGAAATGCTCAGTTTCACGATGGCAAACACAACTAG